One Candidatus Zixiibacteriota bacterium DNA segment encodes these proteins:
- a CDS encoding helix-turn-helix domain-containing protein — MSYQKMVQVMSTNDSAYDGKFYVGVHSTGIYCLPSCKAKKPKLENVVFYSTREEAIAAGLRGCKRCRSEKYPDVLPEWLHSVLKFMKQNRAEKLNEAKLIQLTGVDISTIRRYFKTHLGMTPLSFHRKIRLNHARRLILSGDNYLSAGYECGYESASGFREAFVREFGQPPGRYYAKPKNCL, encoded by the coding sequence TTGAGCTACCAGAAAATGGTCCAGGTAATGTCAACGAATGATTCCGCATACGACGGAAAATTCTATGTAGGTGTGCATTCGACCGGGATTTACTGTCTGCCGTCCTGTAAAGCCAAAAAACCGAAATTGGAGAACGTGGTCTTCTATTCCACGCGTGAGGAAGCCATTGCCGCGGGTCTGCGAGGTTGTAAGCGGTGTAGATCGGAAAAGTATCCGGATGTCCTGCCTGAGTGGCTGCATTCTGTCCTGAAATTCATGAAACAAAACCGGGCTGAAAAACTCAACGAAGCTAAACTTATTCAACTAACCGGTGTGGACATATCGACCATTCGAAGATATTTCAAAACTCATCTCGGAATGACTCCTCTATCTTTCCATAGAAAGATACGCCTGAATCATGCTCGACGGTTAATTCTATCTGGGGATAACTATCTTTCAGCCGGCTACGAGTGCGGTTATGAATCGGCGAGCGGCTTCCGTGAGGCATTTGTAAGAGAATTTGGTCAACCACCAGGGAGGTATTATGCAAAACCAAAAAATTGTCTTTAA